A region from the Thauera humireducens genome encodes:
- the ltrA gene encoding group II intron reverse transcriptase/maturase, giving the protein MSLGRAIHQKPGKLGRNARGRGEAEPEAVRDEARTARHATGSPGRDDLLAQALAKANMEAAWKRVKSNRGSAGADGLSIAETAEYLRAHWPRIRESLLDGSYRPVPVRRVQIPKPDGGVRELGIPTVTDRLIQQALLQVLQPRIDPTFSEHSYGFRPGRRAHDAVLDAQRYVQDGYRVVVDVDLEKFFDRVNHDILMERLARRIEDKAVLRLIRRYLVAGIMDGGVVMERYEGTPQGGPLSPLLANVLLDEVDRELERRGHRFVRYADDCNVYVRSRRAGERVLAGLTKLYDRLHLKVNDAKTAVAPASRRKFLGYAFWYGSGGQVKCRVADKALKTFKQRIRQLTRRSGGRNLSEIAERLRAYMPGWKAYFQLAQTPKVFRELDEWIRHRLRVVQLKQWRRGTTMYRELKAMGASETDARKVAANSRCWWHNSRMRLNRALPIAYFDRLGVPRLS; this is encoded by the coding sequence GTGTCGCTCGGACGTGCAATACATCAGAAGCCTGGGAAACTGGGGCGCAACGCGAGAGGGCGAGGTGAAGCCGAGCCTGAAGCGGTGCGTGATGAAGCACGGACGGCGCGGCATGCAACTGGAAGCCCAGGGCGAGATGACCTGCTTGCGCAGGCGCTCGCGAAAGCGAACATGGAGGCGGCGTGGAAACGCGTCAAATCCAATCGCGGTAGTGCTGGAGCGGATGGGTTGTCGATTGCCGAGACGGCGGAGTACCTGAGAGCGCACTGGCCCCGGATTCGGGAATCCTTGCTCGATGGCAGCTACCGGCCTGTGCCGGTGCGCCGCGTCCAGATCCCGAAGCCCGATGGTGGGGTGCGCGAACTGGGGATTCCGACGGTGACGGATCGGCTGATCCAGCAAGCCCTGCTGCAAGTCCTGCAGCCCAGGATTGATCCGACGTTCTCTGAACACAGTTACGGCTTTCGTCCGGGACGCCGTGCGCACGACGCGGTGCTCGATGCACAGCGCTACGTGCAAGACGGTTACCGGGTGGTGGTCGATGTGGATCTGGAGAAGTTCTTCGACCGGGTCAACCACGACATCCTGATGGAACGGTTGGCGAGGCGAATCGAGGACAAGGCCGTGCTGCGGCTGATCCGTCGTTACCTCGTGGCCGGGATCATGGATGGCGGCGTGGTCATGGAGCGATACGAGGGGACGCCGCAAGGCGGACCGCTATCGCCGCTCTTGGCCAATGTGCTGCTCGACGAGGTGGATCGGGAACTGGAGCGAAGGGGTCACCGCTTCGTGCGCTACGCCGATGACTGCAACGTATATGTGCGCAGTCGCCGGGCGGGCGAACGGGTGCTGGCGGGCCTGACGAAGCTCTATGATCGACTCCACCTGAAGGTCAACGACGCCAAGACGGCCGTCGCGCCGGCCTCGCGCCGCAAGTTTCTGGGCTATGCCTTCTGGTACGGCTCAGGCGGACAGGTCAAGTGCAGGGTGGCCGACAAGGCGCTCAAGACCTTCAAGCAACGCATTCGGCAACTCACACGTCGCTCGGGTGGGCGCAACCTGTCCGAGATTGCCGAACGACTGCGGGCCTACATGCCGGGCTGGAAGGCGTACTTCCAGCTTGCGCAGACACCCAAGGTGTTCCGCGAACTCGACGAGTGGATCAGGCACCGGCTACGTGTGGTGCAGCTCAAGCAATGGCGTCGGGGCACAACGATGTATCGGGAGTTGAAAGCGATGGGCGCTTCGGAGACGGACGCCCGCAAGGTGGCGGCGAACAGTCGGTGCTGGTGGCATAACAGCCGCATGCGATTGAACCGCGCGCTGCCTATCGCCTACTTCGACCGTCTCGGTGTGCCTCGGCTCTCATAA
- a CDS encoding helix-turn-helix domain-containing protein, which produces MKATDSFDVREIRRKLGLNQSQFWSKIGVTQSGGSRYESGRNIPRPVQALLRLVHIEQIDINKVKRDDVDVAEYLKTTNPELYKTLKKEARAKKKDR; this is translated from the coding sequence ATGAAAGCCACTGACAGCTTTGACGTTCGCGAAATCCGCCGCAAGCTTGGCCTGAACCAGTCCCAGTTCTGGTCGAAGATCGGCGTCACCCAGAGCGGCGGCTCCCGCTACGAGAGCGGTCGCAACATCCCCCGCCCGGTCCAGGCCCTGCTGCGTCTGGTACACATCGAGCAGATCGACATCAACAAGGTCAAGCGTGATGACGTCGACGTCGCCGAGTACCTGAAGACGACCAACCCCGAGCTCTACAAGACCCTCAAGAAGGAAGCGCGCGCAAAGAAAAAGGACCGCTGA
- a CDS encoding tyrosine-type recombinase/integrase: MSRTKNLTYDKSRKRYIFQIRVPLDLTTAFGGRTHIKAALGRIEGAAAVAKAQELSAHWTGKFESTRQQRTRPFQAIGNAKVTLTLDDALFRRAVATRRSITLRGLQQKLSALRQGADDAWDVAVAEAQDWLKNSRRRLARGALDDAKQALEDIAANYGVLLTRKECDFEAFADLINADTVTLASAWLSALNGECGLDALCPKPSDLLPLTRFFGTPAASLISAWQDRLKLVGKETRPKTVAKYASIIEDLAIVIGEAPVEALNESQVKALMALWQERGNGSSTIVAKLTTVITLVAPVSADAAACCRSILPRTRIDRAKRLPLTAAQLHKVREAIVADEVTTDDDTMLVDLMMLTGARLGEMMQMRVGDVIQHDGLWHLKIGGHADAVLKTVTSYRTVPLSTTQTPELERWLSLRTHTAAPSEFLFGDAQADGFGCFGGPESKRLNRVIRSLHDDKRIVLESIRNTVARTLRAEGVDPRVRRAILGHTDVDIHERHYDPEALMTIEDFMEAVPVLEALAAKARGKCRAAS; encoded by the coding sequence ATGAGCCGCACCAAGAATCTGACCTACGATAAGAGTCGAAAACGCTACATCTTCCAGATCCGCGTTCCGCTGGACCTAACAACAGCGTTTGGTGGCAGAACGCACATCAAAGCCGCCCTCGGTCGCATCGAGGGCGCCGCCGCAGTCGCGAAAGCTCAAGAGCTCAGTGCTCACTGGACCGGAAAGTTCGAATCGACCCGGCAGCAGCGAACTCGGCCATTTCAGGCCATCGGCAACGCCAAGGTCACACTGACGCTCGATGACGCGTTGTTCCGCAGAGCCGTCGCAACGCGCCGTTCGATCACGCTTCGTGGGCTGCAGCAAAAGCTCTCGGCACTCCGGCAGGGGGCTGACGATGCTTGGGACGTCGCCGTGGCGGAGGCGCAGGATTGGTTGAAAAACTCGCGACGACGGCTGGCCCGAGGCGCGCTGGACGATGCGAAGCAGGCGCTTGAAGACATCGCCGCGAACTACGGCGTATTGCTCACACGCAAGGAGTGTGACTTCGAGGCGTTCGCAGATCTGATCAATGCCGACACGGTAACGCTGGCAAGCGCGTGGCTTTCGGCGCTGAACGGCGAATGCGGTCTTGATGCGCTTTGTCCGAAACCCAGTGACCTTCTGCCGTTGACGCGTTTCTTTGGCACTCCTGCAGCGTCCTTGATAAGCGCGTGGCAAGACCGGCTCAAACTGGTCGGCAAAGAGACTCGCCCGAAAACAGTCGCCAAGTACGCATCGATCATCGAAGATCTCGCAATCGTTATCGGTGAAGCTCCAGTCGAGGCTCTGAACGAAAGTCAGGTCAAGGCATTGATGGCACTGTGGCAGGAGCGCGGAAACGGATCGAGTACGATCGTCGCGAAACTGACAACGGTCATTACTCTCGTAGCGCCTGTTTCGGCTGACGCGGCCGCGTGCTGTCGCTCGATACTGCCGCGTACGCGGATCGATCGCGCCAAGCGCCTGCCGCTGACTGCAGCGCAGCTTCATAAGGTGCGGGAGGCCATCGTCGCCGATGAAGTCACCACGGATGACGACACGATGCTCGTCGATCTTATGATGCTCACAGGCGCGCGACTGGGCGAGATGATGCAGATGCGTGTCGGCGACGTGATCCAGCACGACGGCCTCTGGCATCTCAAAATCGGTGGCCACGCAGATGCTGTGCTCAAGACAGTCACGTCTTACCGGACTGTGCCCCTTAGCACCACACAGACACCCGAGCTTGAGCGATGGCTGTCGCTTCGGACCCATACTGCCGCTCCGAGCGAGTTCCTGTTCGGGGATGCACAAGCGGATGGCTTCGGATGCTTTGGCGGACCTGAGAGCAAGCGTTTGAACCGCGTGATTCGGTCGCTCCACGATGACAAGAGGATTGTTCTGGAGAGCATTCGCAACACGGTCGCGAGGACTTTGCGCGCCGAAGGGGTCGATCCTCGCGTGCGCCGCGCGATACTGGGCCATACTGATGTGGATATTCATGAGAGGCATTACGATCCCGAGGCCTTGATGACAATCGAGGACTTCATGGAAGCCGTCCCCGTACTTGAAGCGCTCGCTGCGAAAGCACGTGGCAAATGCCGCGCAGCGAGCTGA
- a CDS encoding tyrosine-type recombinase/integrase, which translates to METREHPHREAWNKGKLVGQKAPLKPKDIWAIRIHLQNAHEVRDLAMFNLAIDSKLRGCDLVSLRVRDVTHGNQVLSRAMVVQRKTHRPVQFELTEPTRTAVAAWIAKAALRSEDFLFPSRLHDSPHVSTRQYARIVEHWVVAAGLDPSAYGTHSMRRTKATLIYKRTKNLRAVQLLLGHSKLESTVRYLGIEVDDALEISEQTEI; encoded by the coding sequence ATGGAAACCCGTGAACACCCGCATCGGGAAGCCTGGAACAAGGGGAAGTTGGTGGGCCAGAAGGCGCCGCTCAAACCCAAAGACATCTGGGCCATCCGTATTCATCTGCAGAACGCGCACGAAGTGCGCGACCTCGCCATGTTCAACCTCGCGATCGACAGCAAGCTCCGAGGGTGTGACCTCGTCAGCCTGCGGGTGCGCGACGTGACGCATGGAAACCAGGTGCTCTCACGCGCCATGGTCGTGCAGCGGAAAACGCATCGGCCTGTGCAGTTCGAACTGACCGAGCCGACGCGCACGGCCGTGGCTGCCTGGATCGCAAAGGCCGCCTTGAGGTCGGAAGACTTCCTCTTTCCGAGCCGCCTGCACGACTCACCGCATGTCTCTACCCGTCAGTACGCGAGGATCGTCGAGCACTGGGTGGTGGCCGCCGGCCTCGATCCGTCCGCCTACGGTACGCACTCGATGCGACGCACGAAGGCGACATTGATCTACAAGCGCACGAAGAACCTGAGGGCCGTTCAACTCCTACTGGGTCACTCCAAGCTCGAGTCGACGGTGCGGTACTTGGGCATCGAGGTCGATGATGCCTTGGAGATCTCTGAGCAGACTGAGATCTGA
- a CDS encoding DUF6998 domain-containing protein — MTDEQIAAIGEFFTATDRLKKLEIIRSDRYLGDIAEFIAKAQLGMAMTSSLREPGHDGYIDGKKVQVKFNGGKSITIDVGDPTAYDDLIVILGPNSVMRVADLSEPYVVYRIPSEVVKRKRPHRDGKLRLAKGDLLVQYRIQISA; from the coding sequence ATGACTGACGAACAGATTGCGGCGATTGGCGAATTTTTCACCGCCACAGATCGTCTTAAAAAGCTTGAAATCATTCGGTCGGACCGCTATCTCGGAGACATCGCAGAGTTTATTGCAAAGGCTCAACTTGGCATGGCAATGACCTCAAGCCTACGAGAACCTGGGCACGATGGTTACATCGACGGGAAAAAGGTTCAAGTCAAATTCAATGGCGGAAAAAGTATTACGATAGACGTCGGTGATCCGACAGCCTACGACGATTTGATTGTGATTCTCGGCCCCAACAGCGTAATGCGTGTGGCTGACTTATCCGAGCCATATGTGGTGTATCGCATTCCTAGTGAAGTAGTAAAGCGGAAGCGTCCGCATCGGGATGGAAAGCTTCGCTTAGCTAAAGGCGATCTTCTTGTCCAGTATCGTATTCAGATCTCAGCATAG
- a CDS encoding IS3 family transposase (programmed frameshift): MKRIPKQDYTAEFKEQAVKRADEVGSIGRVAEELGLVEQTLRNWVKAAKAGKLNPAGAKQITAEQMELSRLRAQVARLEMELEINKKSGGIFREGSAVKYAWIETQRRSFPLPVLCDALSVSQSGFRAWRRGGIPDRKRLTDAQALVLIRTVHQEVRQAYGARRIHAELRGRGYRIGLPRIERLMRENGIRARHKRRYKATTDSRHHLPVAENVLERQFAPEVPNRVWTGDITYIATAEGWLYLAVVIDLFNREVIGWSIKPRMTTDLVLDALSMAWFRRRPGPGVLFHSDRGSQYASQAYQARLAAYGMRGSMSRKGNCWDNAPTESFFNSLKNERVHGVSYATRNEATSDLFQYIAVFYNRSRRHSSLGYLSPTTFLQNWIERQDHQEMAT; this comes from the exons GTGAAGCGCATCCCGAAGCAGGACTACACGGCCGAGTTCAAGGAGCAGGCCGTCAAGCGAGCTGACGAGGTCGGCAGCATCGGCCGTGTGGCCGAAGAACTGGGGTTGGTTGAGCAGACGCTGCGCAACTGGGTCAAAGCGGCGAAGGCGGGCAAGCTCAATCCAGCCGGCGCCAAGCAGATCACTGCCGAGCAGATGGAGCTGTCCCGGTTGCGCGCTCAGGTCGCGCGGCTCGAGATGGAACTGGAGATCA ACAAAAAAAGCGGCGGCATATTTCGCGAAGGATCTGCTGTGAAATATGCCTGGATCGAGACGCAACGCAGATCCTTTCCGTTGCCTGTGCTATGCGACGCCTTATCGGTGAGCCAGAGCGGCTTTCGGGCTTGGCGGAGAGGGGGCATACCGGACCGCAAGCGACTCACCGATGCGCAGGCCCTGGTGCTGATCCGGACGGTTCATCAGGAGGTCCGGCAGGCATACGGGGCACGACGCATCCACGCTGAGTTGCGTGGGCGTGGCTACCGGATCGGCTTGCCGCGCATCGAGCGATTGATGCGCGAGAACGGCATCCGGGCACGGCACAAGCGGCGCTACAAGGCGACGACCGACTCCAGGCATCACCTACCGGTGGCAGAGAATGTGCTCGAGCGCCAGTTCGCGCCTGAGGTCCCCAATCGCGTCTGGACGGGCGACATCACCTACATCGCCACCGCCGAGGGCTGGCTGTATCTGGCGGTCGTGATCGACCTATTCAACCGTGAAGTGATTGGCTGGTCGATCAAACCACGAATGACGACAGACTTGGTGCTCGATGCGCTGTCGATGGCATGGTTTCGCCGGCGGCCCGGACCGGGCGTGTTATTTCACTCCGATAGGGGTAGTCAGTACGCCAGCCAGGCTTACCAGGCCCGCCTGGCTGCCTACGGCATGCGCGGTTCGATGTCGCGCAAGGGTAACTGCTGGGACAACGCACCGACTGAGAGCTTCTTCAACAGCCTCAAGAATGAGCGAGTGCATGGCGTGAGCTACGCGACCCGAAACGAGGCCACGAGCGATCTGTTCCAATACATCGCCGTGTTCTACAACCGGAGCCGCCGCCACTCCAGCTTGGGATATCTGTCGCCGACCACGTTCTTGCAGAACTGGATCGAACGGCAGGATCACCAAGAAATGGCAACATGA
- a CDS encoding site-specific integrase, whose translation MSYVTAHHGTLWFQIRVPARLERLHGKVVRVNLQTRDPALARVLSLRLASEWLSRFQEADALAAVPAYAPTGDLSPDFDAVPKAEDVLPHVAQVAQQPIVVAEVPPKKSSPTKQLTDKALFDAWARIDVTRASSTIGDMKSAIKEFRSRCRKPWASLERQDIADFRDHLLSKRLARGTVAKRIGLISTLLQVGYDAGLLKQNVARGLKVPRAEVPTLERRAFTAQELERIFTSPVYAEDFRPVAGCGPACVWMPMLALVTGARLEEIAQLLTHDIIEDPEYGLLMRITDEGETQRLKTIGSRRIVPLHPEILRAGFPDYVDLVRESGHKWLFPELLPDHDGRRGGNFCKWFQRYLRGRRGVGLTDPRVVFHSFRHTFKTLCRAAGISEEVHDALTGHVSSSVSRRYGDMPIGPLVQAIHAIKLPVALPRIDV comes from the coding sequence ATGTCGTACGTAACCGCCCATCATGGCACTCTCTGGTTCCAGATTCGAGTGCCCGCCCGTCTTGAAAGACTCCATGGCAAGGTTGTCCGAGTCAATCTTCAGACGCGTGACCCTGCGCTTGCCAGAGTTCTTTCGCTGCGCTTGGCGAGCGAGTGGCTGAGTCGGTTCCAGGAAGCCGATGCACTCGCAGCCGTTCCGGCCTATGCGCCGACCGGCGATCTGTCTCCAGATTTCGACGCTGTCCCGAAAGCGGAGGATGTGCTTCCTCACGTGGCGCAGGTGGCTCAACAGCCCATTGTCGTCGCTGAGGTTCCGCCCAAAAAATCGAGTCCGACGAAGCAACTCACCGACAAGGCGCTTTTCGACGCCTGGGCCCGCATCGACGTGACTCGAGCCAGTTCGACGATCGGGGACATGAAGTCGGCCATCAAGGAGTTCCGGTCGCGTTGTCGCAAGCCTTGGGCCTCGCTCGAGCGACAGGACATTGCCGACTTCCGCGACCACTTGCTCAGCAAGCGTCTTGCCAGGGGCACGGTCGCCAAGCGGATCGGCCTCATCTCGACGTTGCTGCAAGTTGGATATGATGCCGGCCTCCTCAAGCAGAACGTGGCAAGGGGGCTCAAGGTCCCGCGCGCGGAAGTGCCGACCCTCGAACGTCGGGCGTTCACCGCGCAGGAGTTGGAGAGGATCTTCACGTCTCCGGTGTACGCCGAAGATTTTCGGCCTGTGGCCGGTTGTGGTCCTGCGTGCGTCTGGATGCCGATGCTTGCCCTCGTCACTGGCGCCCGACTCGAGGAAATCGCACAACTGCTCACACACGACATCATCGAGGATCCTGAGTACGGACTGCTGATGCGCATCACGGACGAAGGGGAGACGCAGCGGCTCAAGACGATCGGCTCCCGCCGCATCGTCCCTCTGCACCCCGAGATCTTGCGGGCCGGTTTCCCGGATTATGTCGATCTGGTGCGTGAGTCGGGGCACAAGTGGCTCTTTCCTGAACTGCTCCCCGACCACGACGGTCGGCGAGGCGGGAATTTTTGCAAGTGGTTTCAGCGCTATCTCCGCGGACGGCGGGGAGTCGGCCTCACTGACCCCAGAGTTGTGTTTCACAGCTTTCGGCATACGTTCAAGACGCTGTGCCGCGCAGCGGGGATCAGCGAAGAAGTGCATGACGCCTTGACAGGGCATGTGTCGTCGAGTGTCAGCAGGCGTTATGGCGACATGCCGATCGGCCCGCTTGTCCAAGCGATCCACGCGATCAAACTGCCCGTTGCGCTCCCGCGCATCGACGTCTGA
- a CDS encoding helix-turn-helix transcriptional regulator, which translates to MFRESRLSALVARLYDAAMDPALWPGTASQIAQALGSTSTVLKLHGGGGQVSLLECTSNLVVSERDQAWADDWHRRDLWVERSVAYGMSRIITDEELVTSEEQARSGFYQEWLSHLGIHHMLGAVFPTAPGVVGVLGIHRPRDAGSYSDLERRQAALVLPHLQRALRLGQRFAGLSHQHSVALQALDRLDSGVLVVDADGHILQASPLADTLLRQNPKHLAVIGGRLSFHHPALQGKLTALIRAALETARGGLGTPGSDLLIPRPQQLPLALEVVPLRPASVAFGEQRPAVLIFVRDPEAPLEVARLRELFGFTRTEAAVAGALGRGQSLEVIAMQMGIGLGTVRTHLKRILSKTGTHRQAQAVVLLARCITTAAPQ; encoded by the coding sequence ATGTTCCGTGAATCCCGCCTTTCAGCGCTCGTTGCGCGTCTCTACGATGCCGCGATGGACCCTGCCCTTTGGCCGGGGACCGCATCGCAAATCGCGCAGGCCTTGGGTTCGACCAGCACAGTGCTCAAGCTGCATGGAGGCGGTGGCCAGGTAAGCCTGCTGGAGTGCACCAGTAACCTCGTGGTGTCCGAACGCGACCAGGCATGGGCTGATGACTGGCACAGACGTGATCTTTGGGTGGAGCGCTCTGTGGCCTACGGGATGTCGCGCATCATCACTGACGAGGAATTGGTGACATCCGAAGAGCAGGCTCGCAGTGGTTTCTATCAAGAGTGGCTGTCTCATCTGGGTATCCACCACATGCTGGGAGCCGTCTTTCCAACAGCGCCCGGTGTAGTCGGCGTCCTGGGGATTCATCGGCCGCGAGATGCCGGAAGCTACTCAGACCTAGAGCGCCGGCAGGCGGCCTTGGTGTTGCCGCACCTTCAACGTGCGCTTAGGCTCGGTCAGCGATTTGCGGGACTATCCCATCAGCATTCAGTGGCCTTGCAGGCACTCGACCGGCTCGATAGCGGAGTCCTCGTGGTGGATGCTGACGGCCACATCCTTCAGGCAAGCCCACTTGCCGACACCTTGCTGCGTCAAAACCCGAAGCACCTTGCTGTGATCGGCGGACGGCTTTCATTTCACCATCCAGCCCTGCAGGGCAAGCTGACAGCCCTGATCCGCGCTGCGTTGGAAACCGCGCGCGGCGGCTTAGGCACGCCAGGGTCTGACCTACTCATCCCCCGACCTCAGCAGCTGCCGTTGGCGCTGGAAGTTGTTCCCTTGCGACCTGCAAGCGTCGCCTTTGGTGAGCAGCGCCCAGCAGTGCTGATTTTCGTCCGAGACCCTGAAGCGCCACTCGAAGTGGCCAGACTGCGTGAGCTGTTTGGGTTCACGCGCACGGAAGCGGCCGTCGCTGGCGCTCTGGGACGAGGACAGTCACTGGAAGTCATCGCGATGCAGATGGGCATAGGCCTTGGAACGGTGCGCACGCATCTCAAGCGCATCCTCTCGAAAACAGGCACGCATCGGCAGGCGCAAGCCGTGGTGTTGCTCGCTCGATGCATTACGACGGCCGCCCCTCAGTGA
- a CDS encoding recombinase family protein, giving the protein MKMKAAVGVYARYSDDSQSPMSVEDQMRRALDYLSRIGIEATKVERFIDEDVSAYKTREAYARPAFNAMMAAWDAGAFDIVVADEFSRLGRNPRQQLEILERLDSTQVRLICADGIDSANSGSRMALGIKGVMAQEESRSTSYRVKRGMLGQLIRGYMMAAPAFGYRAERHYESGRAVGTSWHIVPEEAKIVQRMYEMRRDGAAFDKIARWLNETAVPTARGGRLWRSAGVQRMLSNAVYRGEVAWTEESLDPASVHGKSTKEHFFERPHLRIVTDELWHCGQSGKVSRSGYGGGRQAYSGILKCGHCGNLLSSTAKGKAFTCGSCNSNRLVGDPQVLAVPTISVAGLNAVLSFALERVLNDERIEALRARLRERLAQGADGELAELRKTRDRLVKVGQHLLRLIYQREQPDPLLDEEYAKNSKSVADTERQIKALEATKVSVARRDIAAQLDVDPRALTEKLLDGKLPPEHLRAALAKLFPRFVFLGRESRYIARFEIEFAPGAAVAWLSDSAPILDERAVIRVRLIGSARRPVVWNVIEESVEVGELATTSELAETAHVMDEDCAIPA; this is encoded by the coding sequence ATGAAAATGAAGGCAGCGGTCGGCGTATATGCCCGATATTCGGATGACTCGCAGAGTCCGATGTCCGTTGAGGATCAGATGCGCCGCGCACTAGACTACTTGAGCCGGATCGGCATTGAGGCGACAAAGGTGGAGCGCTTCATTGACGAGGATGTGTCTGCTTACAAGACGCGTGAAGCCTACGCACGACCCGCTTTCAACGCGATGATGGCTGCTTGGGATGCAGGCGCGTTCGATATTGTGGTGGCGGACGAATTCTCGCGCCTGGGGCGCAATCCGCGTCAGCAACTGGAGATTCTCGAACGCCTTGATAGTACGCAAGTGCGATTAATCTGTGCTGATGGCATCGACTCCGCCAACTCAGGTTCGCGCATGGCGCTTGGGATCAAAGGGGTTATGGCGCAGGAGGAGAGTCGCAGTACGAGTTATCGAGTGAAGCGCGGGATGCTTGGTCAACTGATTCGCGGATACATGATGGCCGCTCCTGCGTTCGGCTATCGCGCAGAGCGACACTATGAGTCCGGACGCGCGGTCGGCACGTCCTGGCACATCGTGCCTGAGGAAGCGAAGATCGTGCAGCGCATGTACGAGATGCGGCGGGATGGCGCAGCGTTCGACAAAATCGCGCGCTGGCTGAATGAGACGGCTGTGCCAACTGCAAGGGGCGGTCGGTTGTGGCGTTCTGCTGGGGTGCAGCGCATGCTTTCGAACGCTGTGTATCGCGGGGAGGTCGCGTGGACGGAGGAGTCGCTGGACCCTGCGTCTGTTCATGGGAAAAGCACCAAGGAGCACTTTTTTGAGCGCCCGCACTTGCGTATTGTCACCGACGAACTTTGGCATTGTGGGCAATCGGGCAAGGTCAGCCGCTCGGGCTATGGGGGTGGCCGCCAAGCGTACTCGGGCATTTTGAAGTGCGGCCACTGCGGCAACTTGCTGTCGAGCACGGCGAAAGGCAAGGCGTTTACGTGTGGCAGCTGCAATTCCAACCGCCTTGTGGGCGACCCTCAGGTCTTGGCTGTGCCGACAATCTCGGTTGCGGGGTTGAACGCAGTGCTCTCGTTTGCGCTGGAGCGGGTTTTGAATGATGAGCGTATCGAAGCGCTGCGGGCACGGCTGCGGGAGCGTCTGGCGCAGGGCGCGGATGGCGAGCTTGCGGAATTGCGTAAGACGCGGGATCGGCTTGTGAAAGTTGGTCAGCATTTGCTGAGGTTGATTTATCAGCGCGAGCAGCCGGACCCCTTGCTTGATGAAGAGTACGCCAAGAACTCCAAGAGCGTGGCGGACACGGAACGGCAGATCAAGGCACTCGAAGCAACAAAAGTCAGTGTGGCGCGGCGGGACATTGCGGCACAACTCGATGTCGATCCGCGTGCGCTCACGGAAAAGCTGCTCGATGGCAAGTTGCCGCCTGAGCACCTGCGCGCGGCGCTCGCCAAGCTGTTTCCGAGGTTTGTCTTTCTCGGCAGGGAGTCCCGTTACATCGCGCGTTTCGAGATCGAGTTTGCGCCCGGTGCTGCGGTGGCTTGGTTGTCGGACTCCGCTCCGATTCTTGACGAGCGCGCGGTGATTCGCGTGAGGCTCATTGGTAGTGCGCGTCGCCCGGTCGTGTGGAATGTCATTGAGGAGTCCGTTGAGGTCGGGGAGTTGGCCACCACTTCGGAGTTGGCTGAAACCGCACACGTGATGGACGAGGATTGCGCGATACCCGCGTAA
- a CDS encoding PAS domain-containing protein: MNQRLQTLLSAQREKNEREKNEREVGSREAAQELLDAVPVPVFGVDDEGLLVFANAPAQALLGLEGDLLGRPATELLPQTFQHLLQGASMPVMLARRRWWAMSQLLSGKARGRLMVLLPQAGAST; encoded by the coding sequence TTGAACCAGCGGCTGCAGACGCTGCTGAGTGCGCAGCGCGAGAAGAACGAGCGCGAGAAGAACGAGCGCGAGGTCGGCAGCCGCGAGGCGGCGCAGGAACTGCTGGATGCCGTGCCGGTGCCTGTGTTCGGCGTCGACGACGAAGGCCTGCTGGTATTCGCTAACGCGCCAGCCCAGGCCTTGCTCGGACTTGAGGGCGACCTGCTGGGCCGACCTGCGACCGAGCTGCTGCCGCAAACCTTCCAGCACCTGCTGCAAGGTGCCTCCATGCCGGTGATGCTGGCGAGGCGGCGCTGGTGGGCGATGAGCCAGCTGTTGAGCGGCAAGGCGCGCGGCCGCCTGATGGTGTTGCTGCCGCAAGCCGGAGCGTCGACATGA